In one window of Thalassotalea agarivorans DNA:
- the ftsY gene encoding signal recognition particle-docking protein FtsY encodes MAKKKGMFSWLGIGSENKDENATTEVQEETVEQHEDAEETVLETETETETETETETETETETETETETETETETETETETETETPKKAGFFARLKSGLSKTRSNFSDGLLDLFAGKKIDDELFEELETQLLMADLGVETTMKIIDSLTESASRKALNDAEALYDLLKIELAKVLEPVNKPLEIENNDGPFVILMVGVNGVGKTTTIGKLAKQYQAQGKSVMLAAGDTFRAAAVEQLQVWGERNDIPVIAQHTGADSASVLFDALSAAKARNVDVLIADTAGRLQNKAHLMEELKKVVRVMKKQDVNAPHEVMLTIDAGTGQNALSQAQLFDDAVGLTGLTLTKLDGTAKGGVVFAAADKFGIPIRYLGVGEGIDDLRPFNSDDFINALFTKDS; translated from the coding sequence ATGGCAAAGAAAAAAGGCATGTTTTCCTGGTTGGGCATTGGTAGCGAAAACAAAGACGAAAACGCAACAACCGAAGTGCAAGAGGAAACTGTTGAACAGCATGAAGATGCTGAAGAAACTGTTTTAGAAACAGAAACAGAAACAGAAACAGAAACAGAAACAGAAACAGAAACAGAAACAGAAACAGAAACAGAAACAGAAACAGAAACAGAAACAGAAACAGAAACAGAAACAGAAACAGAAACAGAAACACCTAAGAAAGCGGGTTTTTTCGCACGCTTAAAATCTGGTCTATCCAAAACACGTAGCAATTTTAGCGACGGTTTACTTGATTTGTTTGCAGGTAAAAAGATCGACGATGAATTGTTCGAAGAGTTGGAAACACAACTGTTAATGGCCGATTTGGGTGTTGAAACCACTATGAAGATCATTGACTCGCTAACGGAATCAGCATCAAGAAAAGCATTAAACGATGCCGAAGCATTGTACGACTTGCTAAAAATCGAACTGGCAAAAGTATTAGAGCCGGTAAACAAACCGTTAGAAATCGAAAACAATGATGGCCCATTTGTTATCTTAATGGTCGGCGTTAATGGTGTTGGCAAAACAACAACCATAGGTAAGCTTGCTAAACAGTATCAAGCGCAAGGCAAGTCAGTCATGCTGGCGGCAGGAGATACTTTCAGAGCGGCGGCTGTTGAACAGTTGCAAGTGTGGGGTGAGCGAAATGATATCCCTGTTATCGCACAGCACACAGGTGCTGATAGTGCGTCAGTGTTGTTTGACGCGCTAAGTGCAGCTAAAGCAAGAAATGTCGATGTGCTAATCGCCGATACCGCAGGCCGCTTGCAAAACAAAGCTCATTTGATGGAAGAATTGAAGAAAGTCGTGCGCGTGATGAAAAAGCAAGACGTTAATGCGCCTCATGAAGTGATGCTCACCATAGATGCGGGTACAGGACAAAACGCTTTGAGCCAGGCGCAATTGTTTGATGATGCGGTTGGTTTGACCGGATTAACATTGACCAAGTTAGATGGTACAGCAAAAGGTGGTGTTGTCTTTGCAGCCGCCGATAAATTTGGTATACCTATTCGTTACTTAGGTGTTGGAGAAGGTATCGATGACTTAAGGCCATTCAACAGTGACGATTTTATTAACGCGTTATTTACCAAGGACAGCTAG
- the rpoH gene encoding RNA polymerase sigma factor RpoH — MQSMALTVPQSGSIEAYVQSAYSIPVLSADEEYALASRLHEEDDLQAAQSLIMSHLRFVIHIAKGYSGYGLPQADLIQEGNVGLMKAVKRFDPAVGVRLVSFAVHWIKAEIHEYVLKNWRIVKVATTKAQRKLFFNLRKNKKRLGWFSKEEVSTVAETLGVTEKDVLEMESRMGSQDQAFDLTSDDDDAGSAPGSFAPVQFLEDKQSDLATSVENENWESHANNRLASAMVNLDERSQHIVKTRWLDEDKATLQELADKYSISAERVRQLEKNALNKLKNAMVL, encoded by the coding sequence ATGCAATCAATGGCGTTAACCGTCCCTCAAAGCGGCAGCATTGAAGCATATGTACAATCAGCGTACAGCATTCCAGTGTTGAGTGCGGATGAAGAGTATGCGCTAGCCTCTCGTCTTCATGAAGAGGATGACTTACAAGCGGCGCAAAGCTTGATCATGTCACACCTACGTTTTGTCATTCATATAGCGAAAGGCTATTCAGGCTATGGTTTGCCTCAAGCCGATTTAATCCAAGAAGGTAATGTAGGCCTGATGAAAGCGGTAAAACGCTTTGACCCAGCTGTGGGTGTGCGCCTTGTATCATTCGCCGTGCATTGGATAAAAGCAGAAATCCACGAGTATGTATTAAAGAACTGGCGTATTGTTAAAGTTGCGACAACTAAAGCGCAACGTAAATTGTTTTTTAACCTACGTAAAAACAAGAAACGTTTAGGCTGGTTTAGCAAAGAAGAAGTGTCAACGGTAGCAGAAACGCTCGGCGTAACAGAAAAAGATGTGTTGGAAATGGAATCTCGTATGGGCAGCCAAGACCAAGCATTTGACTTAACGTCAGACGATGATGATGCCGGTTCAGCACCAGGCAGTTTTGCTCCGGTACAGTTTTTGGAAGACAAACAGTCTGATCTAGCGACATCGGTAGAAAACGAAAACTGGGAATCTCATGCTAATAACCGCTTAGCCTCAGCGATGGTTAACTTAGATGAGCGCAGCCAACACATCGTTAAAACACGTTGGTTAGATGAAGACAAAGCAACCCTGCAAGAACTTGCTGACAAGTATTCAATTAGTGCTGAACGTGTTCGCCAATTAGAAAAGAACGCGTTAAACAAGCTGAAAAATGCAATGGTGCTATAA
- a CDS encoding DUF416 family protein yields MFHLPYKKLSHWQQMVFASALLERMLPHYAMFARASDFGDAHLLRNQLNLVWQKLDSKQSPKINVEAQLLKLEEHIPSPEDYDMYAAYPALDAAMALLALLQAVNDKDANVAETISRLSQASVTGYVELDLSQQAQAGDTILQSQIKAHPLSEWEKAIQNELFDLVKDTDTQQVIEQAKSLVLEEGLSSLGFEID; encoded by the coding sequence ATGTTTCATTTACCCTACAAAAAACTATCTCATTGGCAACAAATGGTGTTTGCTTCGGCACTGCTGGAAAGAATGCTACCTCACTACGCGATGTTTGCACGCGCCAGTGACTTTGGTGACGCTCACTTACTGCGTAATCAATTGAACCTGGTTTGGCAAAAGCTAGACAGCAAGCAATCGCCAAAGATTAACGTTGAAGCCCAACTATTAAAATTAGAAGAGCATATACCGTCTCCAGAAGACTACGACATGTATGCCGCTTATCCGGCGTTAGATGCTGCTATGGCATTACTTGCTTTATTACAAGCGGTTAATGATAAGGACGCAAACGTCGCAGAAACAATCAGTCGATTATCTCAGGCATCAGTAACTGGTTATGTCGAGCTTGATTTAAGTCAGCAAGCGCAAGCAGGTGACACTATCCTGCAGTCGCAAATTAAAGCTCACCCGTTATCTGAATGGGAAAAAGCTATTCAAAATGAACTCTTTGATTTGGTCAAAGACACCGACACGCAGCAGGTGATCGAACAAGCCAAGAGCTTGGTGCTTGAAGAAGGCTTGTCTAGCTTAGGGTTTGAGATCGACTAA
- the rsmD gene encoding 16S rRNA (guanine(966)-N(2))-methyltransferase RsmD: MNKRGQKTKKATGSIRIIAGKHRGRKLSVIDAQGLRPTTDRVKETVFNWLMPYLQDASCLDCFAGAGSLTFEAISRGVASAVAIELNGQAASQLENNKQVLQANNLTIEQGDALTHLKQPNQQFDIVFVDPPFNQQLVAKTIAALNNGWLAEDALIYIEMESNTPLDDLPANWQLIKEKIAGQVAFRLFQTQ, translated from the coding sequence ATGAACAAACGCGGACAGAAAACAAAAAAGGCGACAGGTTCGATCAGAATCATTGCGGGAAAACACCGTGGCAGAAAGCTATCAGTAATTGACGCACAAGGGTTAAGACCGACAACCGATCGCGTAAAAGAAACGGTGTTTAACTGGCTAATGCCCTATCTCCAAGACGCATCTTGTTTAGACTGCTTTGCCGGTGCTGGTAGCCTTACCTTTGAAGCAATATCTCGTGGTGTTGCCAGTGCGGTAGCGATAGAGTTAAATGGACAAGCGGCTAGTCAGCTCGAAAACAATAAGCAAGTTTTACAAGCCAATAACTTAACTATTGAACAAGGGGATGCGCTGACGCATTTAAAACAGCCTAATCAGCAATTTGATATTGTCTTTGTAGATCCGCCCTTCAATCAACAATTAGTCGCTAAAACCATCGCTGCGCTAAACAATGGTTGGCTAGCAGAAGATGCGTTGATTTACATAGAAATGGAAAGCAACACACCTTTAGATGATCTGCCTGCAAACTGGCAGTTAATAAAGGAAAAAATTGCCGGACAAGTGGCCTTTAGGTTGTTCCAAACCCAATAA
- a CDS encoding NarK family nitrate/nitrite MFS transporter, protein MSTSETSSTFNLFSFSGKMKTLHLSWMAFFITFVVWFNFAPLLQAVKETLGLTTAEIKTLLILNVAFTIPARVIIGMLTDKYGPRLVFSGLLAICSIPCFAFAFADNFTQAAIARFALGLIGAGFVVGIRLVSEWFPHNELGTAEGIYGGWGNFGSAAAAFTLPTVAVMFGGDDGWRYAMAITGLMSLAFSFVFFKNVTDTPKGATYYKPKNLGAMEVTSKGDFYLLLVMKVPMYAALALLAWKLSPTGVSLLSDMAVNGIYLGLAALYLLDITKVYKVNKHIFDTPVPEIHQYKFKQVAVLNVLYFATFGSELAVVSMLPLFFSETFELTPVVAGMVASAYAFMNLMSRPGGGWLSDKFGRKPVLIILTAGLAVGYFVMGLVDSSWPVWLAVIAAMTCSFFVQSGEGAVFAAVPLIKRRMTGQIAGMTGAYGNVGAVTYLTVLSLVDYSTFFYVISGTAVLGLIALLLMEEPKGHIAEVQEDGTVELISVSS, encoded by the coding sequence ATGAGTACGTCAGAAACGAGTTCTACATTTAATCTGTTTTCATTTTCAGGAAAAATGAAAACCCTGCATCTTAGCTGGATGGCATTTTTCATCACTTTTGTGGTTTGGTTCAACTTTGCTCCGCTGCTTCAAGCGGTAAAAGAAACGCTTGGTTTAACTACCGCAGAAATTAAAACCCTGCTTATTCTAAACGTTGCGTTCACCATCCCTGCACGTGTAATTATCGGTATGCTTACTGACAAATATGGCCCTAGATTAGTGTTTTCGGGTTTATTGGCAATTTGTTCTATTCCTTGTTTTGCTTTTGCCTTTGCCGATAACTTTACGCAAGCTGCTATCGCTCGATTTGCATTGGGTTTAATTGGCGCCGGTTTTGTTGTAGGTATTCGCTTGGTTTCTGAGTGGTTTCCACACAACGAATTAGGCACAGCAGAAGGCATTTATGGTGGTTGGGGTAACTTTGGTTCAGCCGCAGCCGCCTTTACATTGCCAACTGTCGCTGTCATGTTTGGTGGTGATGATGGATGGCGCTATGCCATGGCGATCACCGGTTTAATGAGCTTAGCCTTCTCATTTGTCTTTTTTAAAAATGTTACCGATACACCGAAAGGCGCAACCTACTACAAGCCTAAAAATTTAGGGGCAATGGAAGTCACATCTAAAGGCGACTTTTACCTATTATTAGTGATGAAGGTGCCAATGTATGCGGCGCTAGCATTGCTTGCATGGAAACTATCGCCAACTGGCGTGTCGTTATTATCAGATATGGCGGTTAACGGTATTTATCTTGGTTTAGCTGCATTGTACTTGCTCGATATTACTAAGGTGTACAAGGTCAACAAACATATCTTTGACACACCAGTACCTGAAATTCATCAATATAAATTCAAGCAAGTTGCCGTACTAAATGTACTTTACTTTGCGACGTTTGGCTCTGAGTTAGCTGTTGTTTCGATGCTTCCTTTGTTCTTTTCTGAAACCTTTGAGCTAACACCTGTGGTTGCCGGTATGGTGGCATCTGCTTATGCCTTTATGAATTTGATGTCTCGTCCTGGTGGTGGTTGGTTGTCTGATAAGTTTGGACGCAAACCCGTGTTGATTATTTTAACGGCGGGACTAGCGGTAGGTTACTTTGTTATGGGCCTTGTTGATAGTTCATGGCCAGTTTGGTTAGCCGTGATCGCAGCGATGACCTGTTCTTTCTTTGTACAGTCAGGCGAGGGCGCTGTATTTGCAGCTGTTCCTTTAATCAAGCGTCGCATGACAGGACAAATCGCAGGTATGACAGGGGCCTATGGTAATGTCGGAGCGGTTACTTATTTAACTGTGCTTTCTCTTGTTGATTACAGTACTTTCTTCTATGTGATTTCGGGCACTGCAGTATTAGGTTTAATTGCGTTGCTATTGATGGAAGAGCCTAAAGGCCATATTGCTGAAGTTCAGGAAGATGGTACAGTAGAACTCATTTCGGTTAGTTCATAG
- a CDS encoding bifunctional protein-serine/threonine kinase/phosphatase: protein MQVDNKVSEAALDVAFGGYSHQGVKEENQDAFAAFQPSASVRQWKGSVACIADGASCSDKAQVASQTTVTTFINDYYSTPEAWSIKDSVSRILSSLNAWLFHHGQQMQSRQNELVTTFSGIVFKSKTAHIFHAGDSRIYLYRKGKLTQLTKDHTHFYRKEKHFLTRALGMDSHLQVDNISHELAPDDQYVLTTDGVHEALSHEQMTQLLATATSDSEQVAKAICEEAVAAGSQDNVSCLIAHVVNLPNPDLAEVHRQLTARTIPPVMSTGNKIDNFVIERVIHSGTRSHVYLARDQHDKKLYVLKAPSENFADDLAYLDGFMREQWVGSRINHPSIMRIYPRDEHNVGSPFLYHVCQYIEGKTLRQWMYDNPKPSLTQVREITSAIIVSLRVLQRQSMVHRDIKPENIMITESGSAVLIDFGTVQVSGLEEINSVIADETPVGAIGYMAPEYLLGQKGNVASDLFSLGVIVYEMLTGQLPYQKSLGQHADNKPLHLWNYISARKHRGDIPSWLDLTLEKATHPTLSKRYPAYSEFLADLNTPNQTMVDKIEHAPLIERNPLVFWKFLSLILFLLLIVQTIFNTN, encoded by the coding sequence TTGCAAGTAGATAACAAAGTTTCAGAAGCGGCGCTAGACGTCGCTTTTGGCGGATATTCTCACCAAGGCGTCAAGGAGGAAAACCAAGACGCCTTTGCTGCTTTTCAGCCAAGCGCAAGTGTGCGGCAATGGAAAGGCAGTGTTGCTTGCATAGCGGATGGTGCAAGTTGCAGCGACAAAGCGCAAGTAGCGAGCCAAACTACTGTAACTACCTTCATAAATGATTATTACAGTACGCCGGAAGCTTGGAGCATTAAGGATTCGGTTTCGCGTATCCTGTCTTCCCTAAATGCCTGGTTGTTTCATCACGGCCAGCAGATGCAATCTCGCCAAAATGAACTGGTAACCACGTTTTCAGGGATTGTCTTTAAATCAAAAACGGCTCATATCTTTCATGCTGGCGATAGCAGAATTTATTTGTATCGTAAGGGTAAGCTAACGCAACTTACCAAGGACCATACTCATTTCTATCGCAAGGAAAAACACTTTCTAACGCGTGCGCTGGGCATGGATAGCCACTTACAAGTTGATAATATCTCGCATGAACTGGCGCCGGATGATCAGTATGTATTAACAACTGATGGTGTTCATGAAGCGTTGTCCCATGAACAGATGACTCAACTATTGGCGACCGCGACAAGTGACAGTGAACAGGTGGCAAAAGCCATTTGCGAAGAAGCGGTAGCGGCAGGCAGTCAAGATAATGTCAGTTGTTTGATTGCGCATGTTGTCAATTTACCTAATCCGGATTTGGCTGAAGTCCACCGCCAGTTAACGGCGCGCACCATACCGCCAGTGATGAGCACGGGCAATAAAATAGATAACTTTGTGATCGAGCGAGTGATACACAGTGGCACGCGAAGTCATGTTTATTTAGCAAGGGATCAGCACGACAAGAAGCTTTATGTGTTAAAAGCGCCTTCAGAAAACTTTGCAGATGATTTAGCTTATCTTGACGGATTTATGCGCGAACAATGGGTAGGTAGCCGAATTAATCACCCGTCGATTATGAGGATTTATCCGCGTGACGAACACAATGTGGGTAGCCCTTTTCTATATCATGTTTGCCAGTATATAGAAGGTAAAACGCTTAGGCAGTGGATGTATGATAATCCCAAGCCAAGCTTAACGCAGGTGCGTGAAATTACATCTGCAATTATCGTCAGCTTACGTGTGCTGCAACGACAAAGTATGGTGCATCGCGACATAAAGCCTGAGAACATTATGATCACAGAATCCGGCAGTGCGGTGCTCATCGACTTCGGTACGGTGCAGGTAAGTGGGTTGGAAGAAATTAACTCTGTGATTGCTGATGAAACGCCAGTGGGCGCGATTGGCTATATGGCACCAGAGTACTTGCTTGGTCAAAAAGGGAATGTTGCGTCCGATTTGTTTTCATTGGGCGTGATTGTATATGAAATGCTGACCGGGCAGTTGCCTTATCAAAAGTCGCTAGGTCAACATGCTGACAATAAACCATTGCATCTATGGAATTACATTAGTGCCCGCAAACATCGTGGCGATATACCGTCTTGGCTTGATCTAACTTTAGAAAAAGCGACTCATCCGACACTATCAAAACGCTATCCGGCTTATTCTGAATTTTTGGCTGATTTAAATACCCCAAACCAAACCATGGTAGATAAAATAGAACATGCGCCTTTGATAGAGCGCAACCCATTGGTATTTTGGAAATTTCTGTCGCTTATTCTCTTTTTGCTTTTAATTGTTCAAACCATATTCAATACTAATTAA
- the ftsX gene encoding permease-like cell division protein FtsX: MVNPAATQRDKKPGVFARFIAWMLRHAQQSVGSLGDLWRTPFTSVMTILVLGISLSLPASLNLFVKNAERVSSQWESASEISLFLKLSVTDRAAQNLVNRIQLMPEVDSVVFISKEQALEDFKQHSGFGGVLEYLASNPLPATILVTPTQRFSQASAAQELLTKLEGIREVEKGKLDLAWLSRLEAMAKLIEDVVIGVATLLCLSVILIVSNTIRLQILNQKDAIAVMKLVGATDGFIQRPYLYAGLWYGIIGGLVACLAVEGLRAFLSSAIAHLSAQYDSNFELAGMTLQEISWLILFAIILGWVGSYLSVRKHIREIEPTAE; the protein is encoded by the coding sequence ATGGTTAATCCTGCTGCAACACAGAGAGATAAGAAACCAGGTGTGTTTGCCCGTTTTATTGCTTGGATGCTCAGGCACGCACAACAATCGGTAGGTAGCTTAGGAGACCTTTGGCGCACACCGTTTACCTCTGTTATGACTATTTTGGTGCTTGGTATTAGTTTGTCTTTACCTGCGTCACTTAATTTGTTTGTTAAAAATGCCGAGCGAGTATCGTCACAATGGGAAAGTGCATCTGAAATATCACTTTTTTTGAAGCTTTCCGTTACCGACAGAGCCGCGCAAAACTTAGTTAATCGTATTCAGCTGATGCCGGAAGTAGATAGCGTTGTGTTTATTTCAAAAGAGCAGGCGCTTGAAGATTTTAAACAACACTCGGGCTTTGGTGGCGTATTGGAGTATTTGGCGTCTAACCCTTTACCCGCAACTATTTTAGTGACACCAACGCAACGTTTTAGCCAGGCTAGTGCCGCACAAGAGTTGCTAACAAAGCTTGAGGGCATTAGAGAAGTAGAAAAAGGGAAACTAGATTTAGCTTGGCTATCACGCTTAGAAGCGATGGCGAAGCTTATAGAAGACGTGGTCATTGGTGTTGCAACACTACTGTGTTTATCGGTGATCTTAATCGTAAGTAATACCATACGTCTTCAAATACTGAATCAGAAAGATGCTATAGCGGTGATGAAGCTTGTCGGTGCAACAGATGGCTTTATTCAACGGCCTTACCTATATGCTGGTTTATGGTATGGCATTATTGGCGGACTTGTCGCCTGCCTTGCGGTAGAAGGATTGCGGGCGTTTCTTTCTAGTGCTATCGCCCATTTATCTGCACAGTACGACAGTAATTTCGAGCTCGCAGGTATGACGCTACAAGAAATATCATGGCTAATTTTGTTTGCCATTATACTGGGCTGGGTAGGTAGTTATTTGTCTGTGCGCAAACATATTCGAGAGATAGAACCAACTGCCGAGTAG
- the ftsE gene encoding cell division ATP-binding protein FtsE: protein MIKFDNVSKTYPGGFAALKQVSFELQAGEMAFLTGHSGAGKSTLLKLISLMEKPSNGQIFINGKNLSNVKYKQIPYARRGIGMIFQNHNLLMDRTVFDNVALPLIIEGFSQKEIKKRVEAALDKVHLGSKLKCYPFMLSGGEQQRVGIARALVNKPPILLADEPTGNLDPKLSLDIIRLFEEFNAVGVAVLIATHDLGLIARMRYRTLTLKQGQMITDGLTDGLAVTGGEHG from the coding sequence ATGATTAAATTTGATAATGTCAGCAAAACTTACCCCGGCGGATTCGCTGCGCTGAAACAGGTAAGCTTTGAATTACAAGCTGGCGAGATGGCCTTTCTTACCGGTCACTCTGGTGCAGGTAAAAGTACCTTATTAAAACTGATTAGCTTGATGGAGAAGCCAAGCAATGGCCAAATCTTTATCAATGGTAAAAATCTTTCAAACGTAAAGTACAAACAAATCCCTTATGCGAGACGCGGCATAGGCATGATTTTTCAAAATCATAATTTGCTGATGGACCGCACCGTTTTCGACAACGTTGCCTTGCCACTCATTATCGAGGGGTTTAGTCAGAAAGAAATCAAAAAACGCGTTGAAGCAGCTCTTGATAAGGTACATTTAGGCAGCAAGCTTAAGTGTTATCCCTTTATGCTTTCTGGTGGTGAACAACAGCGTGTCGGTATTGCTCGTGCCTTAGTTAATAAACCACCAATTCTGCTTGCCGATGAGCCCACAGGTAACCTAGATCCCAAGTTATCCCTCGATATTATTCGATTGTTTGAAGAGTTTAATGCCGTTGGTGTTGCCGTGTTAATCGCAACCCATGATTTAGGCTTAATTGCTCGCATGCGCTATCGCACCTTAACTTTGAAGCAAGGACAAATGATCACCGACGGCCTTACTGACGGCTTAGCCGTAACAGGAGGCGAACATGGTTAA
- a CDS encoding DUF1272 domain-containing protein: MKTECQQSQATTLENGEAYICSYECTFCTPCAVSFDYICPNCQGELVPRPKRAAQPSS; encoded by the coding sequence ATGAAAACAGAATGTCAGCAAAGCCAAGCTACAACGTTGGAAAATGGCGAGGCTTACATTTGCTCTTATGAGTGTACCTTTTGCACACCTTGTGCTGTTTCTTTTGATTATATTTGCCCAAATTGCCAGGGTGAACTTGTTCCTCGACCAAAACGCGCCGCTCAACCATCAAGCTAA
- a CDS encoding putative signal transducing protein, producing the protein MSKLVVVARFSYPLNANIAKAALDTAGIDSFVADEHTINMQWLYSDAMGGVRLYVNEDKLEQARSILATDFSDDVVDVADTKPHCQNCGSEDMVAYTQGKKPAFVVFLLLGFPLFFYRHGMRCNQCGAFQEY; encoded by the coding sequence ATGAGCAAACTGGTGGTAGTAGCGCGATTCTCATACCCACTTAATGCCAATATCGCTAAAGCGGCTTTAGATACTGCTGGTATTGATAGTTTTGTTGCTGATGAGCATACGATAAACATGCAATGGTTATATTCTGATGCCATGGGCGGAGTGCGGCTTTATGTTAATGAGGATAAGCTAGAACAAGCTCGATCCATTCTTGCGACAGACTTTAGCGACGATGTTGTAGATGTTGCCGATACAAAGCCACATTGCCAAAACTGTGGTAGTGAAGACATGGTGGCTTATACTCAAGGCAAGAAACCAGCATTCGTTGTTTTTTTACTTCTAGGCTTTCCGCTATTTTTTTACCGCCATGGTATGCGCTGCAATCAATGTGGCGCCTTTCAAGAATACTAA
- a CDS encoding GNAT family N-acetyltransferase: MNIRLDDFSSPQVAQLLQEHLADMRRISPPESVHALDLEKLKTKDIHFWTAWEDDTLLACAAIKRLSQAHGEIKSMRVAQVHQGKGIASNLMVFLLNQAKQLGYSKLSLETGTQSFFKPAHQLYQKFGFKASAPFADYKLDPNSCFFTCNLSETAYSLRM; this comes from the coding sequence ATGAATATCAGGCTGGATGATTTTTCGAGCCCACAAGTGGCACAGCTGTTACAAGAGCACTTGGCAGATATGCGCAGAATATCGCCGCCAGAATCAGTCCATGCATTAGATCTCGAAAAGCTAAAGACAAAAGATATCCATTTTTGGACAGCCTGGGAGGATGATACCTTGTTAGCATGTGCTGCAATTAAACGGTTGTCACAGGCTCATGGCGAAATTAAATCTATGCGCGTTGCCCAAGTACATCAGGGCAAAGGCATTGCGTCTAACTTGATGGTGTTTCTATTGAATCAAGCTAAGCAACTTGGCTATTCAAAGCTAAGCCTTGAAACGGGAACGCAATCATTTTTTAAACCAGCCCACCAGCTTTACCAAAAGTTCGGGTTTAAGGCGTCTGCGCCATTTGCCGATTACAAGCTTGATCCCAATAGTTGTTTTTTTACCTGTAATTTAAGTGAGACTGCTTACTCGTTAAGGATGTAA